In the Micromonospora narathiwatensis genome, one interval contains:
- a CDS encoding DUF3180 domain-containing protein: MGPTRISTLVVAGLAAAAVAWLLISSFYYEVAPSLPWLPVVTLVGLAVLEGYAAVNTRGKIEGRPGREPLNPLLVARFVVLAKASALAGAIFAGFYAGLTGWLFIERTNAAIGDRPAGVGGVLASLALVAAALWLERSCRVPEQEDDEDREPGDRESRPGQR; the protein is encoded by the coding sequence ATGGGTCCGACCCGGATCTCCACGTTGGTGGTGGCCGGCCTGGCCGCCGCGGCGGTGGCCTGGCTGCTGATCAGCAGCTTCTACTACGAGGTGGCGCCCAGCCTGCCCTGGCTGCCGGTGGTCACGCTCGTCGGTCTGGCCGTGCTGGAGGGGTACGCGGCCGTCAACACCCGCGGCAAGATCGAGGGTCGCCCCGGGCGGGAGCCGCTGAACCCGCTGCTGGTCGCCCGGTTCGTGGTGCTGGCCAAGGCCTCGGCGCTGGCCGGAGCCATCTTCGCCGGCTTCTACGCCGGCCTGACCGGCTGGCTCTTCATCGAGCGGACGAACGCCGCCATCGGCGACCGGCCGGCCGGTGTGGGCGGCGTGCTCGCCTCGCTCGCGCTGGTCGCCGCGGCGCTCTGGCTGGAACGGTCCTGCCGGGTGCCGGAGCAGGAGGACGACGAGGACCGCGAGCCCGGCGACCGGGAGAGCCGGCCCGGCCAGCGCTGA
- the folB gene encoding dihydroneopterin aldolase, translating into MTDRIELTGLRAHGRHGVYDFERAQGQEFVVDAVLELDLAPAARSDEVTDTVHYGELAEKLVAVITGEPVNLIETLADRLLAVCLAAPLVAAATVTVHKPEAPIPHAFRDVAVTMRRTR; encoded by the coding sequence GTGACCGACCGGATCGAGCTGACCGGCCTGCGCGCGCACGGCCGGCACGGCGTGTACGACTTCGAACGCGCCCAGGGGCAGGAGTTCGTGGTGGACGCGGTGCTCGAACTCGACCTGGCCCCGGCCGCGCGCTCGGACGAGGTGACCGACACCGTGCACTACGGCGAACTGGCCGAGAAGCTGGTCGCGGTGATCACCGGTGAACCGGTCAACCTGATCGAGACGCTCGCCGACCGGTTGCTCGCGGTCTGCCTGGCCGCACCGCTGGTGGCCGCCGCCACGGTCACCGTGCACAAGCCCGAGGCCCCGATCCCGCACGCCTTCCGCGACGTGGCCGTGACGATGCGGCGTACCCGGTGA
- the panC gene encoding pantoate--beta-alanine ligase — translation MTELVHTRKELAAARDGLTGTVGVVMTMGALHSGHETLLRAARERADHVIVTIFVNPLQFGPNEDFDRYPRTLDADLEICRRVGADVVFAPAVADMYPGGQPTVRVNPGPLGEDLEGLSRPGFFHGVLTVVMKLLQLTRPDLAFFGEKDYQQLTLVRRMVRDLDVPTEIVGVPTVREPDGLALSSRNRYLSAEERAAALSLSAALRAGVEAAERGADAGAVLAAAHRAFDSGTPGARLDYLVLTDPDLEPGPVAGPARMLIAAWVGATRLIDNAAIPLAPRS, via the coding sequence ATGACCGAGCTGGTGCACACGCGCAAGGAGTTGGCGGCGGCGCGGGACGGCCTGACCGGCACCGTCGGCGTGGTGATGACCATGGGCGCGCTGCACTCCGGGCACGAGACACTGCTGCGGGCGGCCCGCGAGCGGGCCGACCACGTCATCGTCACGATCTTCGTGAACCCGCTCCAGTTCGGTCCGAACGAGGACTTCGACCGCTATCCGCGCACCCTCGACGCCGACCTGGAGATCTGCCGGCGGGTTGGCGCGGACGTGGTCTTCGCCCCCGCCGTGGCCGACATGTACCCGGGCGGCCAGCCGACGGTCCGGGTCAACCCGGGCCCGCTCGGCGAGGACCTGGAGGGGCTGAGCCGCCCCGGCTTCTTCCACGGCGTACTCACCGTGGTCATGAAGCTGCTCCAGCTCACCCGCCCCGACCTGGCGTTCTTCGGCGAGAAGGACTACCAGCAGCTCACCCTGGTCCGGCGGATGGTCCGCGACCTGGACGTACCGACCGAGATCGTCGGCGTGCCGACCGTACGTGAGCCGGACGGCCTGGCCCTGTCCAGCCGTAACCGCTACCTCTCGGCCGAGGAACGGGCGGCGGCGCTGAGCCTGTCCGCCGCGCTGCGGGCCGGCGTCGAGGCCGCCGAGCGGGGCGCGGACGCGGGCGCGGTGCTGGCCGCCGCCCACCGGGCCTTCGACTCCGGTACGCCGGGTGCCCGCCTCGACTACCTGGTGCTCACCGACCCCGACCTGGAGCCGGGCCCGGTCGCCGGCCCGGCGCGAATGCTGATCGCGGCCTGGGTCGGCGCCACCCGGCTGATCGACAACGCGGCGATCCCGCTCGCCCCGCGTTCCTGA
- a CDS encoding Rossmann-like and DUF2520 domain-containing protein, which produces MSAPLRPRPAALPGAAVSPGGASNGAPLAFPRTLTVGVLGAGRVGAVLGAALVAAGHRVVAASGASGAARARMALLLPQTPNRSAASVARAATDLLVVAVPDDALAGVVAGLAEAGALRPGQVVAHTSGAHGLAVLAPAAAVGARPLALHPAMTFTGAPDDLTRLAGISYGVTAPAELRPLAARLVADLGGVPEWVAEADRPLYHAALAHGANHLVTLVNEAVDRLRDAGVDRPEKVLAPLLRAALENALRFGDDALTGPVSRGDAGTVRRHLARLAATAPESVPPYLALARRSADRAIAAGRLRPADAESLLDVLSGLYGEVAA; this is translated from the coding sequence ATGAGCGCACCGCTGCGCCCGCGTCCGGCCGCCCTGCCCGGGGCCGCCGTATCGCCGGGCGGCGCCTCGAACGGCGCCCCGCTCGCCTTTCCCCGTACCCTGACCGTCGGCGTGCTCGGCGCCGGCCGGGTCGGTGCCGTGCTCGGCGCGGCCCTCGTCGCCGCCGGCCACCGGGTGGTCGCCGCCTCCGGAGCGTCCGGGGCCGCCAGGGCCCGGATGGCGCTGCTGCTGCCGCAGACCCCGAACCGCTCCGCCGCGTCGGTCGCCCGCGCGGCCACCGACCTGCTGGTCGTGGCGGTACCCGACGACGCCCTGGCCGGCGTGGTCGCCGGGCTGGCCGAGGCCGGCGCGCTGCGCCCCGGCCAGGTGGTCGCGCACACGTCCGGCGCGCACGGGCTGGCCGTCCTCGCCCCGGCCGCCGCGGTGGGCGCCCGGCCGCTCGCGCTGCACCCGGCGATGACCTTCACCGGTGCGCCGGACGACCTGACCCGCCTGGCCGGCATCTCGTACGGGGTGACCGCCCCGGCGGAGCTGCGCCCGTTGGCCGCCCGGCTGGTCGCCGACCTGGGCGGTGTGCCGGAGTGGGTGGCGGAGGCCGACCGGCCGCTCTACCACGCGGCGCTGGCGCACGGCGCCAACCACCTGGTGACCCTGGTCAACGAGGCGGTCGACCGGCTGCGCGACGCCGGGGTGGACCGGCCGGAGAAGGTGCTCGCCCCGCTGCTGCGGGCCGCCCTGGAGAACGCCCTGCGGTTCGGCGACGACGCGCTCACCGGCCCGGTCTCCCGGGGCGACGCGGGCACCGTACGCCGGCACCTGGCCCGGCTGGCGGCGACCGCGCCGGAATCCGTGCCCCCCTACCTGGCGTTGGCCCGGAGGAGCGCGGACCGGGCGATCGCGGCCGGCCGGCTGCGCCCGGCGGACGCCGAGTCGCTGCTGGACGTGCTGAGCGGCCTCTACGGCGAGGTCGCCGCGTGA
- the folK gene encoding 2-amino-4-hydroxy-6-hydroxymethyldihydropteridine diphosphokinase, translated as MTRAVLSIGGNLGDRLAHLRAAVAAFDDAVLVVSGVYETPPWGDAGQPAYLNAAVLVADPAAGARDWLVRARAAEAAAGRIRDPERRYGPRTLDVDVIAVWDEAGQPVLSDDPELTLPHPRAHLRAFVLRPWIDIEPHGRLPGHGWLTDLLNAEPLASDALELTPRPDLALESDA; from the coding sequence GTGACCCGGGCCGTGCTGTCGATCGGCGGCAACCTCGGCGACCGGCTCGCCCACCTGCGCGCGGCGGTGGCCGCGTTCGACGACGCGGTGCTGGTGGTCTCCGGTGTCTACGAGACTCCACCGTGGGGCGACGCCGGGCAACCCGCGTATCTGAACGCGGCGGTGCTGGTCGCGGACCCGGCGGCGGGCGCGCGCGACTGGCTGGTCCGGGCCCGGGCCGCCGAGGCGGCGGCCGGGCGGATCCGCGACCCGGAGCGCCGGTACGGGCCGCGCACCCTCGACGTCGACGTCATCGCGGTCTGGGACGAGGCCGGGCAGCCGGTGCTCAGCGACGACCCCGAGCTGACCCTCCCGCACCCCCGTGCCCACCTGCGGGCGTTCGTGCTGCGGCCGTGGATCGACATCGAGCCGCACGGCCGGCTGCCCGGGCACGGCTGGCTGACCGACCTGCTCAACGCCGAGCCGTTGGCCTCCGACGCCCTGGAACTCACCCCCCGACCGGATCTGGCGTTAGAGTCGGACGCATGA
- a CDS encoding NADH-quinone oxidoreductase subunit D, translating to MTDMTTDAGDLRELTVGTGAGGEQLGTDMVLNIGPQHPSTHGVLRLRLVLDGERVVSAEPIVGYMHRGAEKLFEVRDYRQIIVLANRHDWLSAFANELGVVLAVERLMGMEVPERAVWLRMALAELNRVLNHLMFLGSYPLEIGAITPMFYAFRERETLQAVMEEVSGGRIHYMFNRVGGLKEEVPAGWTGRARVAIGEVRRRMPDLDHLIRRNEIFLARTVGVGVLSAADAAAFGASGPVARASGLDLDLRRDEPYLAYDQLDVPVVTKTAGDCHARFEVLLDQVYASLDLAEQCLDRVDRLTGPVHTRLPKVVKAPEGHTYAWTENPLGINGYYLVSRGEKTPWRLKLRTASYANVQALATLLPGCLVPDLIAILGSMFFVVGDIDK from the coding sequence ATGACGGACATGACCACGGACGCCGGCGACCTCCGCGAACTGACCGTCGGCACGGGCGCCGGCGGGGAGCAGCTCGGCACCGACATGGTGCTGAACATCGGGCCGCAGCACCCGTCCACGCACGGCGTGCTGCGGCTACGGCTGGTGCTGGACGGCGAGCGGGTGGTCTCCGCCGAGCCGATCGTCGGCTACATGCACCGGGGCGCGGAGAAGCTCTTCGAGGTACGCGACTACCGGCAGATCATCGTGCTGGCCAACCGGCACGACTGGCTCTCGGCGTTCGCCAACGAACTGGGCGTGGTGCTCGCCGTGGAGCGGCTGATGGGCATGGAGGTGCCCGAGCGGGCGGTCTGGCTGCGGATGGCCCTGGCCGAGTTGAACCGGGTGCTCAACCACCTGATGTTCCTCGGCTCGTACCCGCTGGAGATCGGCGCGATCACCCCGATGTTCTACGCGTTCCGCGAGCGGGAGACCCTTCAGGCGGTGATGGAGGAGGTCTCCGGCGGCCGGATCCACTACATGTTCAACCGGGTCGGCGGCCTGAAGGAGGAGGTGCCGGCCGGCTGGACGGGCCGGGCCCGGGTCGCCATCGGCGAGGTACGCCGGCGGATGCCCGACCTGGACCATCTCATCCGGCGCAACGAGATCTTCCTGGCCCGTACGGTCGGCGTGGGCGTCCTGTCGGCGGCGGACGCCGCCGCGTTCGGCGCGTCCGGACCGGTCGCCCGGGCCTCCGGCCTGGACCTGGACCTGCGCCGGGACGAGCCCTACCTGGCGTACGACCAGCTCGACGTGCCGGTGGTGACCAAGACCGCCGGGGACTGCCACGCCCGCTTCGAGGTGCTGCTCGACCAGGTGTACGCCTCGCTCGACCTCGCCGAGCAGTGCCTGGACCGGGTGGACCGGCTCACCGGGCCGGTGCACACCCGGCTGCCCAAGGTGGTCAAGGCCCCCGAGGGGCACACCTACGCGTGGACCGAGAACCCGCTCGGTATCAACGGCTACTACCTGGTCTCCCGGGGCGAGAAGACCCCGTGGCGGCTCAAGTTGCGCACCGCCTCGTACGCGAACGTGCAGGCGCTGGCCACCCTGCTGCCCGGCTGCCTGGTGCCGGACCTGATCGCCATCCTCGGCTCGATGTTCTTCGTGGTCGGCGACATCGACAAGTAG
- a CDS encoding ABC transporter permease: protein MNPVEQAVVWLNDPLNWTNPGGILERLGEHLSMSALAVLLGCLVAWPIGLWLGHTGRGGGLVLLVSNVTLAVPTLALLTILPLTFLGFGRSAVVVALAVFAVPPLLANAYTGVRQADPEARDAARGMGLSGGQVLRRVELPLAVPYLAAGFRTAAVQVVATAALASFVNGGGLGQIIRAGFGLDIAAGGGQIIAGGVLVAGLALLVEGVLALVERLVTPRPLRRARRAANRRATAATAGA from the coding sequence ATGAATCCGGTGGAGCAGGCGGTCGTCTGGCTGAACGATCCGCTGAACTGGACGAATCCGGGCGGCATCCTGGAACGGCTCGGCGAACACCTGAGCATGTCCGCGCTGGCGGTGCTGCTGGGCTGCCTGGTGGCCTGGCCGATCGGGCTCTGGCTCGGGCATACCGGCCGGGGCGGCGGGCTGGTGCTGCTGGTGTCGAACGTCACCCTCGCCGTACCAACCCTGGCGCTGCTGACCATCCTGCCGCTGACCTTCCTCGGCTTCGGTCGGTCGGCGGTGGTGGTCGCGCTCGCGGTGTTCGCGGTACCGCCGCTGCTCGCCAACGCGTACACCGGGGTGCGGCAGGCCGACCCGGAGGCCCGGGACGCGGCGCGCGGCATGGGCCTCTCCGGCGGGCAGGTGCTGCGCCGGGTGGAACTGCCGTTGGCGGTGCCGTACCTGGCCGCCGGCTTCCGTACCGCCGCGGTGCAGGTGGTCGCCACCGCCGCGCTGGCCTCCTTCGTCAACGGCGGCGGGCTGGGGCAGATCATCCGGGCCGGCTTCGGGCTGGACATCGCGGCCGGGGGCGGGCAGATCATCGCGGGCGGTGTGCTGGTCGCCGGGCTGGCACTGCTGGTGGAAGGGGTGCTGGCGCTGGTGGAGCGGCTGGTCACCCCGCGTCCACTGCGACGGGCCCGACGGGCGGCGAACCGGCGCGCGACCGCTGCCACGGCGGGTGCCTGA
- a CDS encoding SAM-dependent methyltransferase: MERALYGPGGFFVSGAGPAAHFRTSVHASPVFSSCLLRLLDSVDRALGHPPRLDVVDVGAGRGELLRALLVGVSGTPAQRSPAAPVPLADRVRLIAVERAPRPEDLPAEIDWLDEIPEGITGLLVATEWLDNVPLDLAGHTGGGWRHLLVDPTTGTESTGPPLPPEDADWLTRWWPTPTSRSPIREFASAGGPEPDMKLLINEVAARAEIGRTRDEAWAEAVRRVERGLAVTVDYGHLRKERPVDGTLTGYRDGRQVPPVPDGSADVTAHVAMDSVASAGERVARCAYTLISQREALRALGADGGRPPLSLASQDPAGYVRALAAASAVAELTDPAGLGGHWWLLQPVGVTIDPVMAR, translated from the coding sequence ATGGAGCGAGCCCTCTACGGGCCGGGTGGCTTCTTCGTCTCCGGCGCCGGGCCGGCCGCCCACTTCCGCACCAGCGTGCACGCCTCCCCGGTCTTCTCCTCCTGTCTGCTGCGTCTCCTCGACTCCGTTGATCGCGCGCTGGGTCATCCTCCGCGTCTCGACGTGGTGGACGTGGGGGCCGGGCGGGGTGAGCTGCTTCGGGCGCTGCTCGTGGGGGTTTCCGGGACGCCCGCCCAGCGGTCACCCGCCGCGCCGGTCCCGCTCGCCGATCGGGTACGTCTCATCGCGGTCGAGCGGGCGCCCCGCCCCGAGGACCTCCCGGCCGAGATCGACTGGCTGGACGAGATCCCCGAGGGGATCACCGGACTGCTGGTGGCCACCGAGTGGCTGGACAACGTCCCGCTGGACCTGGCCGGGCACACCGGCGGCGGTTGGCGTCACCTGCTGGTCGACCCGACGACCGGCACGGAGTCCACCGGCCCCCCGCTGCCCCCCGAGGACGCCGACTGGCTGACCCGCTGGTGGCCGACTCCCACCTCGCGATCGCCGATCAGGGAGTTCGCGTCCGCCGGAGGCCCGGAACCGGACATGAAACTCTTGATCAACGAGGTGGCGGCGCGGGCCGAGATCGGGCGGACCCGGGACGAGGCGTGGGCGGAGGCGGTACGGCGGGTCGAGCGAGGGCTCGCCGTGACGGTGGACTACGGGCACCTGCGGAAGGAGCGGCCGGTCGACGGGACGTTGACCGGGTACCGGGACGGGCGGCAGGTGCCGCCGGTGCCGGACGGGTCGGCTGATGTCACCGCACACGTCGCCATGGACTCGGTCGCCTCCGCCGGTGAGCGGGTCGCCCGGTGCGCGTACACCTTGATCTCGCAGCGGGAGGCGCTGCGGGCGCTCGGGGCCGACGGCGGGCGACCGCCGCTGAGCCTGGCCTCCCAGGACCCCGCCGGGTACGTCCGGGCGCTGGCCGCCGCGTCGGCGGTGGCCGAACTGACCGACCCGGCCGGCCTCGGCGGGCACTGGTGGCTGCTGCAACCGGTCGGCGTCACCATCGATCCCGTCATGGCACGATGA
- a CDS encoding ABC transporter permease produces the protein MGYDETGRSVPAEPSSGVPAAVLENVFDDPAHGEPGRDGVAVHVIWEFVLLAGLATMTWLLWRDHPDALRAGRLDALLVDVAALGLLALAAGLSLRAAAVNLAIGPVALAAALHFAEQGDRGVREALLPALVVAVLGGLVLALAVVVLHVPGWAASLAGAAGVVVYIERRTGPVVAQGGYDPRDTALYLFVGFAAVAVLGGLFGAMKPIRRLVGRFRPVADPARRRGGVAALVTALALIGSTVLAMLGGVLLVANGGGPVVPRSGLDWSVLAVGTALLAGTSAYGRRGGVFGTLFAVSLVEVFLTWSAAEGWTISRWAVGGAVLGAGLLVTRLVETFGRPRWAGMEVRPSGDGTISTGWMLTRPPEPADAWPSVLPVRTTETTVDAWEAPRWESEPRRWDADDR, from the coding sequence ATGGGGTACGACGAAACGGGCCGGAGCGTGCCGGCGGAGCCGTCGTCCGGCGTACCCGCCGCCGTACTGGAGAACGTCTTCGACGACCCGGCGCACGGTGAGCCCGGCCGGGACGGGGTCGCCGTCCACGTGATCTGGGAGTTCGTGCTGCTGGCCGGGCTGGCCACGATGACCTGGCTGCTCTGGCGCGACCACCCGGACGCGCTGCGCGCGGGCCGCCTCGACGCGCTCCTGGTCGACGTGGCCGCGCTCGGGCTGCTCGCCCTCGCCGCCGGGCTGAGCCTGCGCGCCGCCGCGGTGAACCTGGCGATCGGCCCGGTCGCGCTGGCCGCCGCGCTGCACTTCGCCGAGCAGGGCGACCGGGGTGTCCGCGAGGCGCTGCTTCCGGCGCTGGTGGTGGCGGTGCTCGGCGGGCTGGTGCTGGCGCTGGCCGTGGTGGTGCTGCACGTCCCCGGCTGGGCGGCGAGCCTGGCCGGCGCGGCGGGCGTCGTCGTGTACATCGAGCGGCGGACCGGCCCGGTCGTGGCCCAGGGCGGCTACGACCCCCGGGACACCGCCCTCTACCTCTTCGTCGGCTTCGCCGCGGTGGCCGTCCTCGGCGGACTCTTCGGCGCGATGAAGCCGATCCGGCGGCTGGTCGGTCGGTTCCGGCCGGTCGCCGATCCGGCCCGCCGGCGGGGCGGCGTCGCCGCGCTGGTGACCGCGCTGGCCCTGATCGGCTCCACCGTCCTGGCCATGCTCGGCGGGGTGCTCCTCGTGGCGAACGGCGGCGGCCCGGTGGTGCCGCGCTCCGGGCTGGACTGGTCGGTGCTCGCGGTCGGCACCGCGTTGCTCGCCGGCACCAGTGCCTACGGCCGACGCGGCGGCGTCTTCGGCACGCTGTTCGCGGTCAGCCTGGTGGAGGTTTTCCTGACCTGGTCCGCGGCCGAGGGGTGGACGATCAGCCGGTGGGCCGTCGGCGGTGCCGTGCTCGGGGCCGGGCTGCTGGTCACCCGGCTGGTCGAGACGTTCGGCCGGCCGCGTTGGGCCGGGATGGAGGTGAGGCCGTCCGGCGACGGCACCATCAGCACCGGCTGGATGCTGACCCGGCCGCCGGAACCCGCCGACGCCTGGCCGTCGGTGCTGCCGGTGCGGACCACCGAGACCACCGTCGACGCGTGGGAGGCCCCGCGCTGGGAGAGCGAGCCGCGTCGCTGGGACGCCGACGACCGCTGA
- a CDS encoding glycine betaine ABC transporter substrate-binding protein, with the protein MAVGALGALTAAGFLTGCGDAGSSGTNAPEQGASGAGCAPVAGDKLVVLTDDKKLQNTDNVLPAINAKAATPQLVAALDKVSAALDTAKLIELNRMVDIDRKTPQVAAKEFADANGVSQGVEKGPGGAVTVGAANFSESQLIAELYKIALTSAGYQVKVQTIGSRELYEPALEKGEIQVVPEYAATMAEFLNTKANGQNAEPVSSPELDKTVSALKAAGDKVGLTFGQPSQAQDQNAFAVTQAFADKYQLATLSDLAAKCSGKATVLAGPPECPQRPKCQAGLVQVYDFKAGSFSSLDAGGPQTKNALKTGAASVGLVFSSDAALAVS; encoded by the coding sequence ATGGCCGTTGGGGCGCTCGGCGCCCTCACCGCGGCGGGTTTCCTCACCGGTTGCGGTGACGCCGGTTCCTCCGGTACCAACGCTCCCGAACAGGGTGCCTCCGGGGCCGGCTGCGCGCCGGTCGCGGGCGACAAGCTGGTCGTCCTCACCGACGACAAGAAGCTCCAGAACACCGACAACGTCCTGCCCGCGATCAACGCGAAGGCGGCCACGCCACAGCTCGTCGCCGCGCTGGACAAGGTCTCGGCGGCGCTCGACACCGCCAAGCTGATCGAGCTGAACCGCATGGTCGACATCGACCGGAAGACCCCGCAGGTCGCGGCGAAGGAGTTCGCCGACGCGAACGGCGTGAGCCAGGGTGTGGAGAAGGGCCCGGGCGGCGCGGTCACGGTCGGCGCCGCCAACTTCAGTGAGAGCCAGCTCATCGCCGAGCTGTACAAGATCGCGCTCACCTCGGCCGGATACCAGGTCAAGGTGCAGACCATCGGCAGCCGTGAGCTCTACGAGCCGGCTCTGGAGAAGGGCGAGATCCAGGTCGTCCCCGAGTACGCGGCCACCATGGCCGAGTTCCTCAACACCAAGGCAAACGGCCAGAACGCCGAGCCCGTCTCCTCGCCCGAGCTGGACAAGACGGTCAGCGCGCTGAAGGCCGCAGGTGACAAGGTCGGCCTCACCTTCGGCCAGCCGTCGCAGGCCCAGGACCAGAACGCCTTCGCGGTCACCCAGGCGTTCGCCGACAAGTACCAGCTCGCCACGCTCTCCGACCTGGCCGCCAAGTGCTCGGGCAAGGCGACCGTGCTGGCCGGTCCGCCGGAGTGCCCGCAGCGGCCGAAGTGCCAGGCCGGTCTGGTCCAGGTCTACGACTTCAAGGCCGGCTCGTTCAGCTCGCTGGACGCGGGTGGCCCGCAGACCAAGAACGCGCTGAAGACCGGCGCGGCCAGCGTCGGCCTGGTGTTCTCCTCCGACGCGGCACTCGCCGTGAGCTGA
- a CDS encoding ABC transporter ATP-binding protein: protein MNVTPGATAGHGAASITLEGIRKRYPDGTEAVRELSLEVKAGELVVLIGPSGCGKSTVLRMINRLIEPTDGRILLGDDDVTRVDPVALRRRIGYVIQNVGLFPHQTVAANVATVPGLLRWPRQRTRDRVHELLELVGLDPGQFGHRYPHELSGGQRQRVGVARALAADPVVLLMDEPFSAVDPIVRTRLQEEFLRLQAEVRKTIVLVTHDLDEAVRLGDRIAVLSEGGRLEQYDAPAALLGSPASPFVREFVGADRGIRRLAVTPVTHEVLDPLPAGDTVDLPAVALGGSAYDALGALLTSSAEHAVVTEDGRPVGVLSRSRLLGLGASAD from the coding sequence GTGAACGTTACCCCGGGAGCCACGGCCGGACACGGGGCCGCATCGATCACCCTTGAGGGCATCCGCAAGCGCTATCCGGACGGCACGGAGGCGGTACGGGAGCTGAGCCTGGAGGTGAAGGCCGGCGAACTGGTGGTGCTGATCGGCCCGTCGGGCTGCGGCAAGTCGACCGTGCTCCGCATGATCAACCGGCTGATCGAGCCGACCGACGGTCGGATCCTGCTCGGCGACGACGACGTCACCCGGGTCGACCCGGTGGCGCTGCGCCGCCGTATCGGGTACGTGATCCAGAACGTGGGACTCTTCCCGCACCAGACGGTGGCCGCCAACGTGGCCACGGTGCCCGGCCTGCTCCGCTGGCCACGGCAGCGGACCCGGGACCGGGTGCACGAGCTGCTGGAGCTGGTCGGGCTCGACCCGGGGCAGTTCGGCCACCGCTACCCGCACGAGTTGTCCGGCGGCCAGCGGCAGCGGGTCGGGGTGGCCCGGGCACTCGCCGCCGACCCGGTGGTGCTGCTGATGGACGAGCCGTTCTCGGCGGTCGACCCGATCGTGCGTACCCGGCTCCAGGAGGAGTTCCTGCGGCTCCAGGCCGAGGTCCGCAAGACCATCGTGCTGGTCACCCACGACCTCGACGAGGCGGTCCGGTTGGGCGACCGGATCGCGGTGCTCTCCGAGGGCGGCCGGCTGGAGCAGTACGACGCCCCGGCGGCCCTGCTCGGGTCGCCCGCCTCGCCGTTCGTGCGCGAGTTCGTCGGGGCCGACCGGGGCATCCGCCGGCTGGCGGTCACCCCGGTCACCCACGAGGTGCTCGACCCGCTCCCGGCCGGTGACACGGTCGACCTGCCGGCGGTGGCGCTGGGCGGTTCCGCGTACGACGCGCTGGGCGCGCTGCTCACCTCGTCCGCCGAGCACGCCGTGGTCACCGAGGACGGCCGGCCGGTCGGCGTGCTCAGCCGGTCCCGGCTGCTCGGGCTGGGCGCGTCCGCGGACTGA
- a CDS encoding ABC transporter permease — translation MSLHLSHRAAPGNPWFSWQYVRDNSDTILAALREHTWLTARAVLLAALVALPLAVAAYWFRRLSGPILALTGVLYTVPSLALFAFLAPYLGIGAITVLSVVALYALLVIVRNALAGLHQVPPEVREAAEGMGYGRWGRLFRIELPLALPGILTGVRLATVSTVALVTVGVVVGRGGLGQLIFAGFQNNFYKAEIMTGTVLCVLLALVLDLLLAGVGRLLTPWLRRRVAS, via the coding sequence GTGTCCCTCCACCTGAGTCACCGGGCAGCGCCGGGTAACCCGTGGTTCTCCTGGCAGTACGTGCGGGACAACTCTGACACGATCCTGGCCGCGCTGCGCGAGCACACCTGGCTGACCGCCCGGGCCGTGCTGCTCGCCGCGCTGGTGGCGCTGCCGTTGGCGGTGGCCGCGTACTGGTTCCGCAGGCTGTCCGGGCCGATCCTGGCGCTGACCGGGGTGCTGTACACGGTCCCCTCGCTGGCGCTGTTCGCCTTCCTCGCGCCGTACCTGGGCATCGGCGCGATCACCGTGCTCAGCGTGGTGGCGCTCTACGCGCTGCTCGTCATCGTCCGCAACGCGCTGGCCGGGCTGCACCAGGTGCCGCCCGAGGTCAGGGAGGCCGCCGAGGGCATGGGATACGGCCGCTGGGGCCGGCTGTTCCGGATCGAGCTGCCGTTGGCCCTGCCCGGCATCCTCACCGGCGTACGCCTCGCCACCGTGTCAACTGTGGCGCTGGTCACGGTCGGGGTGGTGGTCGGCCGGGGCGGGCTCGGCCAGCTGATCTTCGCCGGCTTCCAGAACAACTTCTACAAGGCGGAGATCATGACCGGCACCGTGCTCTGCGTCCTGCTGGCGCTGGTGCTGGACCTGCTCCTCGCCGGGGTGGGCCGGCTGCTCACCCCCTGGCTCCGCCGACGGGTCGCCTCGTGA